The Salvelinus sp. IW2-2015 linkage group LG8, ASM291031v2, whole genome shotgun sequence genome window below encodes:
- the abcc3 gene encoding ATP-binding cassette sub-family C member 3 isoform X3, which translates to MFFAAFLQTLILHQHFQYCFVTGMRLRTSIIGAIYRKSLIITNAAKRTTTVGEIVNLMSVDAQRFMDLTTFLNMLWSAPLQIILALYFLWQNLGPSVLAGVAVMILLIPLNAAIAVKTRAYQVEQMQYKDARIKLMNEILNGIKVLKLYAWESSFKDKVLEIRQNELNVLRKTAYLGALSTVAWTSAPFLVALTTFAVYVTVDKNNILDAEKAFVSLSLFNILRFPLNMLPQVISCIVQASVSLKRIQDFLSHDELDPESVDRTNTATDSSVTVVNGKFTWAKQDPPALHNINLMVPQGSLLAVVGHVGCGKSSLVSALLGEMEKMEGDISIQGSVAYVPQQAWIQNATLRDNILFGKAYNEQKYRCCLEACALTQDLEVLPGGDLTEIGEKGINLSGGQRQRVSLARALYNKADVYLLDDPLSAVDAHVAKHIFDHVIGPEGALQGKTRILVTHGISFLPQVDNIVVMVEGRVSEMGSYQELLKQNGAFAEFLRNYSLEDIIEEDEATEALTDEEEDFPDDALSNHTDMVDNEPVVNEAKRQFIRQISIISGDLENPKSRSVRKRLCSERKHAESDSEKKLPKVAKLIQAETAETGRVKSKVFWEYAKAVGPLLSLFICFLYGCQSAAAIGANVWLSQWTNDAAQNVTQENVSMRVGVYAALGMAQGVLLLANCLLSKAYSMLRAAKLMHLYMLQGVLRAPQGFFESTPTGRVLNRFSKDVDIIDSHIPDNIDIWMRTFWYTVNVLIVCSALTPLFLLVVVPLMVFYWWVQRFYVATSRQLKRLESVSRSPIYSHFSETVTGSSVIRAYGRHDAFVLMSDMKVDENQKSYYPGIVSNRWLGVRIEFIGNCIVLFAALFAVIGKDKLNPGLVGLSVSYALLVTMSLNWMVRMTSDLESNIVAVERVKEYSETKTEAPWEVEDKKPSSDWPSQGNVEFSDYSVRYREGLELVLKNITLSVKGGEKIGIVGRTGAGKSSMTLCLFRLLEAAGGEITIDGVKISEIGLHDLRSKLTIIPQEPVLFSGSLRMNLDPFEKYSDGEVWKALELSHLNKFVSNQPAKLELACSEGGENLSVGQRQLVCLARALLRKTRILILDEATAAIDLETDDLIQSTIRTQFEDCTVFTIAHRLNTIMDYTRVLVLDKGQIAEFDTPTNLLFQRGIFYGMAKDAGLAQ; encoded by the exons ATGTTCTTCGCAGCCTTTCTCCAGACTCTCATTCTGCACCAACACTTCCAGTACTGCTTCGTCACTGGGATGAGGCTCCGCACCTCCATCATAGGAGCCATCTACAGGAAG tctCTGATCATCACGAACGCGGCCAAACGTACAACTACAGTGGGAGAGATAGTCAACCTGATGTCTGTGGACGCTCAGCGCTTCATGGATCTCACCACCTTTCTCAACATGCTGTGGTCCGCCCCACTTCAGATCATACTGGCACTATACTTCCTGTGGCAG AATCTGGGTCCGTCAGTGCTGGCTGGTGTTGCTGTGATGATCCTGCTGATCCCCTTAAATGCTGCCATTGCTGTGaagacacgagcctaccag GTGGAGCAGATGCAGTACAAGGACGCTCGCATCAAACTGATGAACGAGATTCTGAACGGGATCAAAGTGTTGAAGCTGTACGCCTGGGAGAGCTCCTTTAAAGACAAGGTTCTGGAGATCAGACAGAACGAGCTCAATGTGCTCCGCAAGACGGCCTACCTCGGTGCTCTGTCTACCGTGGCCTGGACCAGCGCACCATTCCTA GTTGCCTTGACAACGTTTGCAGTGTATGTGACTGTggataaaaataacattttagacGCGGAGAAAGCCTTTGTATCTTTGTCTCTGTTCAACATCTTACGGTTCCCTCTCAATATGTTGCCCCAAGTCATCAGCTGTATCGTACAG GCCAGCGTGTCCCTGAAGCGTATCCAGGACTTCCTGAGTCATGATGAGCTGGACCCAGAGTCTGTGGACCGGACTAACACTGCCACAG ATAGCTCAGTGACTGTTGTCAATGGGAAGTTCACCTGGGCAAAACAAGATCCTCCTGCTCTACACAA TATAAACCTGATGGTGCCCCAGGGCTCACTGCTAGCGGTGGTAGGACATGTCGGCTGTGGAAAGTCTTCTCTGGTGTCTGCTCtactgggagagatggagaaaatggaGGGAGACATCTCTATACAG gGTTCGGTGGCCTACGTCCCGCAGCAAGCCTGGATCCAGAATGCCACTCTGAGAGACAACATCCTATTTGGCAAGGCCTACAACGAGCAGAAGTACCGCTGTTGTCTGGAGGCCTGCGCTCTGACCCAGGACCTGGAAGTACTACCTGGAGGAGACCTGACCGAGATCGGAGAGAAG ggaaTCAACCTATCAGGTGGTCAGAGACAGAGGGTCAGTCTGGCCAGAGCTCTGTACAACAAGGCAGACGTCTACCTGCTGGATGACCCTCTCTCTGCCGTGGACGCCCACGTGGCCAAACACATCTTCGACCACGTCATTGGCCCAGAGGGGGCGCTGCAGGGCAAG ACGCGTATCCTGGTGACGCACGGCATCAGCTTCCTGCCGCAGGTGGATAACATAGTGGTGATGGTGGAGGGCAGGGTGTCGGAGATGGGCTCGTACCAAGAGCTGCTCAAACAGAATGGGGCATTCGCTGAGTTCCTCAGGAACTATTCCCTGGAGGACATCATCGAGGAGGACGAGGCAACAG AGGCTTTGACTGACGAAGAAGAAGACTTCCCTGACGACGCCCTTAGCAACCATACAGACATGGTGGACAACGAACCAGTGGTCAATGAGGCAAAGAGACAGTTCATAAG GCAGATCAGCATCATCTCAGGGGACCTGGAGAACCCAAAGAGCAGGTCTGTCCGGAAGCGTCTGTGCAGCGAGAGGAAGCATGCCGAATCTGACTCAGAGAAGAAACTACCCAAGGTGGCGAAACTCATCCAAGCAGAGACCGCTGAGACAGGCAGG GTGAAGAGCAAGGTGTTCTGGGAGTATGCCAAGGCAGTAGGGCCTCTGCTGTCCCTCTTCATCTGTTTCCTGTACGGCTGCCAGAGTGCTGCTGCCATCGGAGCCAACGTCTGGCTGAGCCAGTGGACCAATGACGCAGCTCAGAACGTGACCCAGGAGAATGTCAGCATGAGGGTGGGCGTGTATGCTGCTTTGGGCATGGCACAAG gTGTGCTGTTGCTGGCCAACTGTCTGCTGTCCAAGGCCTACAGCATGCTGCGGGCAGCCAAACTCATGCACCTCTACATGCTCCAGGGGGTGCTGAGGGCACCCCAGGGCTTCTTCGAGAGCACCCCCACGGGGCGCGTACTAAACCGCTTCAGCAAAGACGTGGACATTATAGACTCGCACATCCCAGACAATATTGATATATGGATGCGCACTTTCTGGTACACAGTGAATGTGCTGATCGTATGCTCTGCCCTCACCCCTCTGTTCCTACTAGTCGTAGTGCCGTTAATGGTGTTCTATTGGTGGGTCCAG AGATTTTATGTGGCCACATCTCGGCAGTTAAAGCGTCTGGAGTCGGTCAGCAGGTCTCCCATATACTCCCATTTCTCTGAGACCGTCACTGGCTCTAGTGTTATCAGAGCCTACGGCAGACACGATGCCTTTGTACTAATGAGTGACATGAAGGTGGATGAGAACCAGAAGAGTTACTACCCTGGTATAGTGTCCAACAG gtggttaGGGGTGCGTATAGAGTTCATTGGGAACTGCATCGTACTGTTTGCTGCTCTGTTTGCTGTAATCGGGAAAGACAAGCTCAACCCTGGACTGGTGGGACTCTCTGTGTCCTACGCTCTACTG GTGACCATGTCACTGAACTGGATGGTGAGGATGACGTCAGATCTGGAGAGCAACATCGTAGCCGTGGAGAGAGTCAAGGAGTACTCTGAGACCAAGACTGAG GCCCCATGGGAGGTGGAGGACAAGAAGCCTTCGTCTGATTGGCCGTCCCAGGGGAACGTAGAGTTCAGTGACTACAGCGTGAGGTACAGAGAGGGACTGGAGCTGGTCCTTAAGAACATCACCCTCAGTgtcaaaggaggagagaag ATAGGTATCGTGGGTCGTACTGGGGCTGGTAAGTCCTCTATGACACTGTGCCTGTTTCGGCTTCTGGAGGCGGCAGGGGGAGAGATCACCATCGACGGGGTCAAGATATCAGAGATAGGACTGCATGACCTAAGATCTAAACTCACCATTATaccacag gaGCCAGTGCTGTTCTCTGGCAGTCTTAGGATGAACCTGGACCCCTTTGAGAAGTACAGTGACGGTGAGGTATGGAAGGCTCTGGAACTGTCCCACCTCAACAAGTTTGTCAGCAACCAGCCGGCTAAACTGGAGCTGGCGTgttcagagggaggagagaacctTAG TGTGGGCCAGAGGCAGCTGGTGTGTTTAGCCAGGGCTCTTCTGAGGAAGACGAGGATCCTGATCCTGGATGAAGCTACAGCTGCCATCGACCTAGAGACCGACGACCTCATCCAGTCAACCATCAGGACACAGTTTGAGGACTGCACCGTCTTCACCATCGCTCACAGACTCAACACCATCATGGACTATACTAG AGTGCTGGTCTTGGACAAGGGACAGATTGCTGAATTTGACACTCCTACAAACCTCTTATTCCAGAGAGGAATCTTCTATGGTATGGCTAAAGATGCAGGACTTGCACAATAG
- the abcc3 gene encoding ATP-binding cassette sub-family C member 3 isoform X7, which translates to MLLWAWHKRFYVATSRQLKRLESVSRSPIYSHFSETVTGSSVIRAYGRHDAFVLMSDMKVDENQKSYYPGIVSNRWLGVRIEFIGNCIVLFAALFAVIGKDKLNPGLVGLSVSYALLVTMSLNWMVRMTSDLESNIVAVERVKEYSETKTEAPWEVEDKKPSSDWPSQGNVEFSDYSVRYREGLELVLKNITLSVKGGEKIGIVGRTGAGKSSMTLCLFRLLEAAGGEITIDGVKISEIGLHDLRSKLTIIPQEPVLFSGSLRMNLDPFEKYSDGEVWKALELSHLNKFVSNQPAKLELACSEGGENLSVGQRQLVCLARALLRKTRILILDEATAAIDLETDDLIQSTIRTQFEDCTVFTIAHRLNTIMDYTRVLVLDKGQIAEFDTPTNLLFQRGIFYGMAKDAGLAQ; encoded by the exons ATGCTGCTTTGGGCATGGCACAAG AGATTTTATGTGGCCACATCTCGGCAGTTAAAGCGTCTGGAGTCGGTCAGCAGGTCTCCCATATACTCCCATTTCTCTGAGACCGTCACTGGCTCTAGTGTTATCAGAGCCTACGGCAGACACGATGCCTTTGTACTAATGAGTGACATGAAGGTGGATGAGAACCAGAAGAGTTACTACCCTGGTATAGTGTCCAACAG gtggttaGGGGTGCGTATAGAGTTCATTGGGAACTGCATCGTACTGTTTGCTGCTCTGTTTGCTGTAATCGGGAAAGACAAGCTCAACCCTGGACTGGTGGGACTCTCTGTGTCCTACGCTCTACTG GTGACCATGTCACTGAACTGGATGGTGAGGATGACGTCAGATCTGGAGAGCAACATCGTAGCCGTGGAGAGAGTCAAGGAGTACTCTGAGACCAAGACTGAG GCCCCATGGGAGGTGGAGGACAAGAAGCCTTCGTCTGATTGGCCGTCCCAGGGGAACGTAGAGTTCAGTGACTACAGCGTGAGGTACAGAGAGGGACTGGAGCTGGTCCTTAAGAACATCACCCTCAGTgtcaaaggaggagagaag ATAGGTATCGTGGGTCGTACTGGGGCTGGTAAGTCCTCTATGACACTGTGCCTGTTTCGGCTTCTGGAGGCGGCAGGGGGAGAGATCACCATCGACGGGGTCAAGATATCAGAGATAGGACTGCATGACCTAAGATCTAAACTCACCATTATaccacag gaGCCAGTGCTGTTCTCTGGCAGTCTTAGGATGAACCTGGACCCCTTTGAGAAGTACAGTGACGGTGAGGTATGGAAGGCTCTGGAACTGTCCCACCTCAACAAGTTTGTCAGCAACCAGCCGGCTAAACTGGAGCTGGCGTgttcagagggaggagagaacctTAG TGTGGGCCAGAGGCAGCTGGTGTGTTTAGCCAGGGCTCTTCTGAGGAAGACGAGGATCCTGATCCTGGATGAAGCTACAGCTGCCATCGACCTAGAGACCGACGACCTCATCCAGTCAACCATCAGGACACAGTTTGAGGACTGCACCGTCTTCACCATCGCTCACAGACTCAACACCATCATGGACTATACTAG AGTGCTGGTCTTGGACAAGGGACAGATTGCTGAATTTGACACTCCTACAAACCTCTTATTCCAGAGAGGAATCTTCTATGGTATGGCTAAAGATGCAGGACTTGCACAATAG
- the abcc3 gene encoding ATP-binding cassette sub-family C member 3 isoform X6: MLRAAKLMHLYMLQGVLRAPQGFFESTPTGRVLNRFSKDVDIIDSHIPDNIDIWMRTFWYTVNVLIVCSALTPLFLLVVVPLMVFYWWVQRFYVATSRQLKRLESVSRSPIYSHFSETVTGSSVIRAYGRHDAFVLMSDMKVDENQKSYYPGIVSNRWLGVRIEFIGNCIVLFAALFAVIGKDKLNPGLVGLSVSYALLVTMSLNWMVRMTSDLESNIVAVERVKEYSETKTEAPWEVEDKKPSSDWPSQGNVEFSDYSVRYREGLELVLKNITLSVKGGEKIGIVGRTGAGKSSMTLCLFRLLEAAGGEITIDGVKISEIGLHDLRSKLTIIPQEPVLFSGSLRMNLDPFEKYSDGEVWKALELSHLNKFVSNQPAKLELACSEGGENLSVGQRQLVCLARALLRKTRILILDEATAAIDLETDDLIQSTIRTQFEDCTVFTIAHRLNTIMDYTRVLVLDKGQIAEFDTPTNLLFQRGIFYGMAKDAGLAQ; encoded by the exons ATGCTGCGGGCAGCCAAACTCATGCACCTCTACATGCTCCAGGGGGTGCTGAGGGCACCCCAGGGCTTCTTCGAGAGCACCCCCACGGGGCGCGTACTAAACCGCTTCAGCAAAGACGTGGACATTATAGACTCGCACATCCCAGACAATATTGATATATGGATGCGCACTTTCTGGTACACAGTGAATGTGCTGATCGTATGCTCTGCCCTCACCCCTCTGTTCCTACTAGTCGTAGTGCCGTTAATGGTGTTCTATTGGTGGGTCCAG AGATTTTATGTGGCCACATCTCGGCAGTTAAAGCGTCTGGAGTCGGTCAGCAGGTCTCCCATATACTCCCATTTCTCTGAGACCGTCACTGGCTCTAGTGTTATCAGAGCCTACGGCAGACACGATGCCTTTGTACTAATGAGTGACATGAAGGTGGATGAGAACCAGAAGAGTTACTACCCTGGTATAGTGTCCAACAG gtggttaGGGGTGCGTATAGAGTTCATTGGGAACTGCATCGTACTGTTTGCTGCTCTGTTTGCTGTAATCGGGAAAGACAAGCTCAACCCTGGACTGGTGGGACTCTCTGTGTCCTACGCTCTACTG GTGACCATGTCACTGAACTGGATGGTGAGGATGACGTCAGATCTGGAGAGCAACATCGTAGCCGTGGAGAGAGTCAAGGAGTACTCTGAGACCAAGACTGAG GCCCCATGGGAGGTGGAGGACAAGAAGCCTTCGTCTGATTGGCCGTCCCAGGGGAACGTAGAGTTCAGTGACTACAGCGTGAGGTACAGAGAGGGACTGGAGCTGGTCCTTAAGAACATCACCCTCAGTgtcaaaggaggagagaag ATAGGTATCGTGGGTCGTACTGGGGCTGGTAAGTCCTCTATGACACTGTGCCTGTTTCGGCTTCTGGAGGCGGCAGGGGGAGAGATCACCATCGACGGGGTCAAGATATCAGAGATAGGACTGCATGACCTAAGATCTAAACTCACCATTATaccacag gaGCCAGTGCTGTTCTCTGGCAGTCTTAGGATGAACCTGGACCCCTTTGAGAAGTACAGTGACGGTGAGGTATGGAAGGCTCTGGAACTGTCCCACCTCAACAAGTTTGTCAGCAACCAGCCGGCTAAACTGGAGCTGGCGTgttcagagggaggagagaacctTAG TGTGGGCCAGAGGCAGCTGGTGTGTTTAGCCAGGGCTCTTCTGAGGAAGACGAGGATCCTGATCCTGGATGAAGCTACAGCTGCCATCGACCTAGAGACCGACGACCTCATCCAGTCAACCATCAGGACACAGTTTGAGGACTGCACCGTCTTCACCATCGCTCACAGACTCAACACCATCATGGACTATACTAG AGTGCTGGTCTTGGACAAGGGACAGATTGCTGAATTTGACACTCCTACAAACCTCTTATTCCAGAGAGGAATCTTCTATGGTATGGCTAAAGATGCAGGACTTGCACAATAG